In the genome of Pseudomonas protegens, one region contains:
- a CDS encoding ABC transporter substrate-binding protein has protein sequence MFKVLFKCLLFLSLPFWAVAQATSVVFLNPGNSTETFWVSYSQFMQAAARDLGMDLQILYGERNPQNSLDQARELFQRAHKPDYLMLVNEQYVAPQILRMSQGTGVKLFIVNSPLTEDQRALISQSRSSYSDWIGSMMGNDEEAGYRMLNELLRKHGPLPEGQTIDLLAFSGVKVTPAAQLREQGLRRALAEHPQVRLRQMVYGEWNRQRAYEQAHQLLQRYPQTQLVWSANDEMALGAMRAARELGRKPGGDLLFSGLNSSPEALRALIDGQLSVLMAGHFTIGGWALVALHDDALGLDPRRLGGPDWQLSLFQSLTRAQAQQLLRFGDQVGDRVDFHGLSAQGKPDSYRYPFGLQLLLR, from the coding sequence ATGTTCAAGGTTCTGTTCAAGTGCTTGCTGTTTCTGAGTCTGCCGTTCTGGGCAGTGGCTCAGGCGACATCCGTGGTGTTCCTCAATCCCGGCAATTCAACGGAAACCTTCTGGGTCAGCTATTCGCAATTCATGCAGGCCGCCGCCCGGGATCTGGGCATGGATCTGCAGATTCTCTATGGCGAGCGCAATCCCCAGAACTCGCTCGATCAGGCCCGGGAGCTGTTTCAGCGGGCGCACAAGCCCGATTACCTGATGCTGGTCAACGAACAGTATGTTGCGCCACAGATCCTGCGCATGTCTCAGGGCACCGGGGTCAAGCTGTTCATTGTCAACAGTCCGCTGACCGAAGATCAGCGGGCCTTGATCAGCCAGAGCCGCAGCAGTTACTCCGACTGGATTGGCAGCATGATGGGCAACGACGAAGAGGCCGGCTATCGGATGCTCAACGAGCTGTTGCGCAAGCACGGCCCTTTGCCTGAAGGGCAGACCATCGACTTGCTGGCGTTCTCCGGGGTGAAAGTCACGCCGGCGGCGCAGTTGCGCGAGCAAGGGCTGCGTCGCGCCCTGGCGGAGCATCCTCAGGTGCGTCTGCGGCAGATGGTCTATGGCGAGTGGAACCGGCAGCGAGCCTACGAACAGGCGCATCAATTGCTGCAGCGCTATCCGCAGACGCAACTGGTCTGGTCGGCCAACGACGAAATGGCCCTGGGGGCCATGCGGGCTGCCCGGGAGCTGGGCCGCAAGCCGGGGGGCGACCTGCTGTTCAGCGGGCTCAACAGTTCGCCCGAGGCCTTGCGGGCCTTGATCGACGGGCAGTTATCAGTGCTGATGGCCGGGCATTTCACGATCGGTGGCTGGGCCCTGGTGGCCCTGCATGACGATGCGCTGGGGCTGGATCCCCGGCGCCTGGGCGGGCCCGACTGGCAATTGTCGCTGTTCCAGTCATTGACCCGCGCTCAAGCCCAGCAGCTCTTGCGCTTTGGCGATCAGGTCGGGGACCGTGTCGACTTTCACGGGCTGTCCGCCCAGGGCAAGCCAGACAGCTATCGCTATCCCTTCGGTTTGCAGCTGTTGCTGCGCTGA
- a CDS encoding DUF934 domain-containing protein, with the protein MQRIIKNNEVIDETWHLLPKDATLDGISNCDDLIVPLALWRDHAHALKARDGGLGVWLDADEEAEEIGDDVEHFQVIALNFPAFTDGRNYSNARLLRDRYGYKGELRAIGDVLRDQLFYLHRCGFDAYALRADKDPYEALESLKDFSVTYQAATDEPLPLFRRR; encoded by the coding sequence ATGCAGCGAATCATTAAGAACAACGAGGTCATCGACGAAACCTGGCACTTGCTGCCCAAGGACGCGACCCTCGACGGCATCTCCAACTGCGACGACCTGATCGTGCCGTTGGCCCTGTGGCGCGATCATGCTCACGCCCTCAAGGCCCGCGACGGCGGTCTGGGTGTATGGCTGGATGCGGACGAAGAAGCCGAGGAAATCGGTGACGACGTCGAGCATTTCCAGGTGATTGCCCTGAACTTCCCGGCCTTCACCGATGGCCGCAACTACTCCAACGCCCGCCTGCTGCGTGACCGTTATGGCTACAAAGGCGAACTGCGAGCGATTGGCGACGTGTTGCGCGACCAGCTGTTCTACCTGCACCGCTGCGGCTTCGACGCCTATGCCCTGCGGGCCGACAAGGACCCCTACGAAGCCCTGGAAAGCCTCAAGGACTTCTCGGTGACCTACCAGGCCGCCACCGACGAACCGCTGCCGCTGTTCCGTCGCCGCTAA
- a CDS encoding DUF2970 domain-containing protein, with protein sequence MDDPSNDQQPPTFLQMLQSVLAAAFGVQSGKNRARDFSHGKPSHFIVLGIVFTALFVLVLLGIANLAMHLAGA encoded by the coding sequence ATGGACGATCCAAGCAACGACCAGCAACCGCCCACCTTCCTGCAGATGCTGCAAAGCGTGCTGGCGGCGGCCTTTGGCGTGCAAAGCGGAAAAAATCGCGCCCGGGACTTCAGCCACGGCAAGCCCAGTCACTTCATCGTGCTGGGCATTGTCTTCACCGCCCTGTTTGTCCTGGTGCTATTGGGCATCGCCAATCTGGCGATGCACCTGGCAGGGGCCTGA
- a CDS encoding nitrite/sulfite reductase, with translation MYVYDEYDQRIIEDRVKQFRDQTRRYLAGELSEEEFRPLRLQNGLYIQRFAPMLRVAVPYGQLTSRQARMMAKIARDYDKGYAHISTRQNVQFNWPALEDVPDILAELATVQMHAIQTSGNCLRNVTTDQFAGVAADELIDPRPWCEIVRQWTTFHPEFAYLPRKFKIAINGSTSDRAAIEVHDIGLEPVYNAAGELGFRVLVGGGLGRTPVVGAFINEFLPWQDLLSYLDAILRVYNRYGRRDNKYKARIKILVKALTPEVFAEKVEAEMVHLRGGQTTLTEAEVHRVAKHFVDPDYKALSNQDAELAALDKQHPGFARWRARNTLAHKKPGYVAVTLSLKPTGVAPGDVTDKQFDAIADLADRYSFGQLRTSHEQNVILADVEQSQLFTLWGELRENGFATPNIGLLTDIICCPGGDFCSLANAKSIPIAESIQRRFDDLDYLFDIGELDLNISGCMNACGHHHVGHIGILGVDKKGEEFYQVSLGGSASRDASLGKILGPSFAQDDMPDVISKLIDVYVEQRTEDERFIDTYQRIGIDLFKERVYAANH, from the coding sequence ATGTACGTATACGACGAGTACGATCAGCGGATCATCGAGGACCGCGTCAAGCAGTTCCGTGATCAGACCCGACGCTATCTGGCAGGCGAGCTGAGCGAAGAAGAATTCCGCCCCCTGCGTCTGCAGAATGGCCTCTATATCCAACGTTTTGCCCCGATGCTGCGGGTCGCCGTGCCCTACGGCCAACTGACCTCGCGCCAAGCGCGGATGATGGCCAAGATCGCCCGCGACTACGACAAAGGCTACGCGCACATCAGTACCCGGCAGAACGTGCAGTTCAACTGGCCGGCCCTGGAAGACGTGCCGGACATCCTCGCCGAGCTGGCCACCGTGCAGATGCACGCGATCCAGACCAGCGGCAACTGCCTGCGCAACGTCACCACCGACCAGTTCGCCGGGGTCGCGGCCGACGAGCTGATCGACCCGCGCCCCTGGTGCGAGATCGTCCGCCAGTGGACCACCTTCCACCCCGAATTCGCCTACCTGCCGCGCAAGTTCAAGATCGCCATCAATGGCTCGACGTCCGACCGCGCAGCCATCGAAGTCCACGACATCGGCCTGGAGCCGGTGTACAACGCCGCCGGCGAGCTGGGCTTCCGGGTCCTGGTGGGCGGTGGCCTGGGCCGCACTCCGGTGGTCGGCGCCTTCATCAACGAGTTCCTGCCATGGCAGGACCTGCTGAGCTACCTCGACGCCATCCTGCGGGTCTACAACCGCTATGGCCGCCGTGACAACAAGTACAAGGCGCGGATCAAGATCCTGGTCAAGGCCCTGACCCCTGAAGTGTTCGCCGAGAAGGTCGAGGCGGAAATGGTCCACCTGCGCGGCGGCCAGACCACCCTCACCGAAGCCGAAGTGCATCGCGTGGCCAAGCACTTCGTCGACCCCGACTACAAAGCCCTGAGCAACCAGGACGCCGAACTGGCGGCCCTGGACAAACAGCACCCGGGCTTCGCCCGCTGGCGCGCGCGCAATACCCTGGCCCACAAGAAGCCGGGCTACGTGGCCGTGACCCTGTCGCTCAAACCTACCGGCGTGGCGCCGGGGGATGTCACCGACAAGCAGTTCGATGCCATCGCCGACCTGGCCGACCGCTACAGCTTCGGCCAGTTGCGCACCTCCCATGAACAAAACGTGATTCTCGCGGACGTCGAGCAAAGCCAACTGTTCACCCTGTGGGGCGAGCTGCGTGAAAACGGCTTTGCTACACCGAACATTGGCCTGCTGACCGACATCATCTGCTGCCCGGGCGGCGACTTCTGCTCCCTGGCCAACGCCAAGTCGATCCCGATCGCCGAATCGATCCAGCGCCGTTTCGACGACCTGGACTACCTGTTCGACATCGGCGAGCTGGACCTGAACATCTCCGGCTGCATGAACGCCTGCGGTCACCACCACGTCGGCCACATCGGCATCCTCGGGGTGGACAAGAAAGGCGAGGAGTTCTACCAGGTGTCCCTGGGTGGCAGCGCCAGCCGCGACGCCAGCCTGGGCAAGATCCTCGGCCCGTCCTTCGCCCAGGACGACATGCCCGACGTGATCTCGAAGCTGATCGACGTGTACGTGGAACAACGTACCGAAGACGAACGCTTCATCGACACCTATCAACGTATTGGCATCGACCTCTTCAAGGAGCGCGTCTATGCAGCGAATCATTAA
- a CDS encoding MGH1-like glycoside hydrolase domain-containing protein, which yields MPAKSTSSILDTVEGRRLQGSEAEHWRQWGPYLSERQWGTVREDYSADGDAWSYFPHEHARSRAYRWGEDGLAGFSDKAQHWCLGLALWNEHDSILKERLFGLNNAEGNHGEDVKELYFYLDGVPSHAYMRMLYKYPQAAFPYADLVAENARRGLSDAEYEILDTGVFEDNRYFDVTVEYAKHRADDIFMHVTVRNRFHQPARLRVLPQVWARNTWSWGGDAPRPSLRLEGDRVLARHGQLPERQITAWGAEPCQWLFCNNDSNFPKLDGLAAPGPFKDGINDYLVDGQASAVALDGGTRVAAHFVLELAGGESKRLFLRFAPAGSEPVSARQLFEQRRREADEFYAALQQGIESADARNVQRQALAGLLWSKQLYYFDVNQWLDGDPGQPAPPSEREHLRNTHWRHLSNCDIVSMPDTWEYPWYASWDLGFQAVALALIDPGFAKQQLLLLVKDRFMHPNGQLPAYEWRFDDANPPVHAWACWRVYQQEKALTGVGDLDFLERIFHKLLLNFSWWVNRKDAEGRNLFQGGFLGLDNIALFDRSAPLPEGFTLDQADGTAWVAAYALDLMRIALELAKRNGVYVDIAVKFFEHFLYIAGAINRVDESAEGLWDEQDQFFYDVLHRPDGQNEPLRLRSIVGLMPLFAVQVLEQHEHENLPGLAQRLLGFLHHRPDLASLVSRWYEPGKGNRMLLALLRGERTKDLLKRMLDDSEFLSDFGIRSLSKAFEQPFVMQVDGKQLCARYVPAESDSRLYGGNSNWRGPLWMPINYMLIESLREFHRYYDVNFSVEYPQGSGYLASLEEVADGLSQRLARLFLLDEDGRRPSMSGYPQLQVAAEDRELVLFHEYFHGETGRGLGASHQTGWTALVALLLQPGK from the coding sequence ATGCCGGCAAAATCCACCAGCAGCATCCTCGATACGGTTGAAGGCCGGCGCCTGCAGGGCAGCGAGGCCGAGCACTGGCGCCAGTGGGGTCCGTACCTCAGCGAGCGGCAGTGGGGCACGGTGCGCGAGGACTACAGCGCCGACGGCGATGCCTGGAGCTACTTCCCCCACGAGCACGCTCGCAGCCGTGCCTACCGCTGGGGCGAGGACGGGCTGGCGGGGTTTTCCGACAAGGCCCAGCACTGGTGCCTGGGGCTGGCGCTGTGGAATGAACACGACAGCATTCTCAAGGAGCGCCTGTTCGGTCTGAACAATGCCGAGGGCAACCACGGCGAGGACGTCAAGGAGCTGTATTTCTACCTCGACGGCGTGCCCAGCCATGCCTATATGCGCATGCTCTACAAGTACCCCCAGGCGGCCTTTCCCTATGCCGATCTGGTGGCGGAAAACGCTCGGCGTGGTCTGTCTGATGCCGAGTACGAGATCCTCGATACCGGGGTGTTCGAGGACAACCGCTACTTCGATGTGACGGTGGAATATGCCAAGCACAGGGCCGATGACATTTTCATGCATGTCACCGTGCGCAACCGCTTTCACCAGCCGGCGCGGCTGCGGGTGCTGCCCCAGGTCTGGGCGCGCAACACCTGGAGCTGGGGTGGCGACGCGCCGCGACCGAGCCTGCGCCTGGAGGGCGACCGGGTGCTGGCGCGGCACGGGCAACTGCCCGAGCGGCAGATCACCGCCTGGGGCGCAGAGCCTTGCCAGTGGCTGTTCTGCAACAACGACAGCAACTTCCCCAAGCTGGACGGGCTGGCGGCGCCGGGGCCGTTCAAGGACGGCATCAACGACTATCTGGTGGATGGACAAGCCAGTGCGGTGGCCTTGGATGGCGGCACCCGGGTGGCGGCGCATTTCGTCCTGGAGCTGGCGGGCGGCGAGAGCAAGCGCCTGTTCCTGCGCTTTGCCCCGGCCGGTAGTGAACCGGTCAGCGCCCGCCAGCTGTTCGAGCAGCGTCGGCGCGAGGCCGATGAGTTCTACGCGGCGCTGCAGCAGGGCATCGAAAGCGCGGATGCGCGCAATGTGCAGCGTCAGGCCCTGGCCGGGCTGCTGTGGTCCAAGCAGCTGTATTACTTCGACGTCAACCAGTGGCTGGACGGCGACCCCGGGCAGCCGGCGCCCCCTAGCGAGCGTGAGCACCTGCGCAACACCCATTGGCGCCATCTGTCCAACTGCGACATCGTTTCCATGCCCGATACCTGGGAATACCCCTGGTACGCCTCCTGGGACCTGGGCTTCCAGGCGGTGGCCCTCGCCCTGATCGATCCCGGCTTTGCCAAGCAGCAGTTATTGCTGTTGGTGAAAGACCGCTTCATGCACCCCAACGGTCAGTTGCCGGCCTACGAGTGGCGCTTCGATGATGCCAACCCACCGGTGCACGCCTGGGCCTGCTGGCGGGTCTATCAGCAGGAAAAGGCCCTGACCGGCGTCGGTGACCTGGACTTTCTCGAACGCATCTTCCACAAGCTGCTGCTGAATTTTTCCTGGTGGGTCAACCGCAAGGACGCCGAGGGCCGCAACCTGTTCCAGGGCGGTTTTCTCGGCCTGGACAATATCGCCCTGTTCGATCGTTCCGCGCCGTTGCCGGAAGGTTTTACCCTGGATCAGGCCGATGGCACGGCCTGGGTCGCGGCCTACGCCCTGGATCTGATGCGCATCGCCCTGGAGCTGGCCAAGCGCAACGGCGTGTACGTGGACATCGCGGTGAAGTTCTTCGAGCACTTCCTGTATATCGCCGGGGCCATCAACCGCGTGGATGAAAGCGCCGAGGGGCTGTGGGACGAACAGGACCAGTTCTTCTACGACGTGCTGCACCGCCCTGATGGGCAGAACGAACCCCTGCGCCTGCGCTCCATCGTCGGCCTGATGCCGCTGTTCGCGGTGCAGGTGCTGGAGCAGCACGAGCACGAGAACCTGCCAGGGCTGGCCCAGCGCCTGTTGGGCTTTTTGCATCATCGTCCGGACTTGGCGAGCCTGGTGTCGCGCTGGTACGAGCCGGGCAAGGGCAACCGCATGCTCCTGGCGCTGTTGCGCGGCGAGCGCACCAAGGACCTGCTCAAGCGCATGCTCGACGACAGTGAGTTCCTCTCGGATTTCGGGATCCGCTCCCTGTCCAAGGCCTTCGAGCAGCCGTTCGTCATGCAGGTGGACGGCAAGCAGCTGTGCGCCCGCTATGTGCCGGCGGAGTCTGATTCACGGCTGTACGGCGGCAACTCCAACTGGCGCGGGCCGCTGTGGATGCCGATCAATTACATGCTGATCGAATCCCTGCGCGAGTTTCATCGCTACTACGACGTCAACTTTTCGGTGGAGTACCCGCAAGGCTCCGGGTATCTGGCGTCCCTGGAGGAAGTGGCCGATGGCTTGAGCCAGCGTCTGGCGCGCTTGTTCCTGCTGGACGAGGACGGGCGCAGGCCGTCCATGAGCGGCTACCCGCAGTTGCAGGTGGCAGCCGAGGACCGCGAGCTGGTGCTGTTCCATGAATACTTTCATGGCGAAACCGGGCGCGGGCTGGGGGCCAGTCACCAGACCGGCTGGACGGCGTTGGTGGCGTTGCTGTTGCAGCCGGGAAAATGA
- a CDS encoding hydrogenase maturation protein — protein sequence MRSLKIILLSTAFNGLTQRAWLDLRQAGHRPSVVLFTGEEEVCRQIEEAEADLVICPFLKDRVPQQLWSNPKRPVVIIHPGIVGDRGASALDWAISKELKRWGVTALQAVEEMDAGPIWSTHEFNLPAGLRKSELYNGLVSDAAIHCIRDVVEKFRNGFTPVPLDYDNPAVLGRLQPNMKQCDRTFSWHDGAQFIKRSIDAADGQPGVLASLAGGQYYVYDAHLDSRTGMPGQLLAVHDDAVLVACGDHSLWIGSLRLKPQPGEETFKRPARHVLGERLADVPVLDWSVSSSPFSTESYQPIRYRESGRVGELTFEFYNGAMSTEQCQRLVSALRWAKARDTQVLLVRGGRGAFSNGVHLNVIQAAEVPGLEAWANIQAIDDVCLELLSARQLVVSGLTGNAGAGGLMLALAADVVLARADTVYNPHYKSMGLYGSEYWTYSLPRAVGQAMAKQLTEACLPISALQALQMGMVQEIGPRCPDEFGLWLLQRANGVLTDPRYQHLRQRKLDADPQLMQHCRNAELEEMHMDMVQNRKGFAEKCSNFVYKRKTCCTPERLIEAWAKPQDIALVG from the coding sequence ATGCGATCACTGAAGATCATCCTGCTGTCCACCGCCTTCAACGGCCTGACCCAACGCGCCTGGCTCGACCTGCGCCAGGCCGGGCATCGCCCCAGCGTGGTGCTGTTCACCGGTGAAGAAGAGGTCTGCCGGCAGATCGAAGAAGCCGAGGCCGACCTGGTGATCTGCCCGTTCCTCAAGGACCGGGTGCCGCAACAGCTGTGGAGCAACCCCAAGCGCCCGGTGGTGATCATCCACCCAGGGATAGTCGGCGACCGTGGCGCCAGCGCCCTGGACTGGGCCATCAGCAAGGAGCTCAAGCGCTGGGGCGTCACCGCGTTGCAGGCGGTGGAAGAAATGGACGCCGGGCCGATCTGGTCGACCCATGAATTCAACCTGCCCGCCGGCCTGCGCAAATCCGAGCTGTACAACGGCCTGGTCAGCGACGCCGCCATCCACTGCATCCGCGACGTGGTGGAAAAATTCCGCAACGGCTTTACCCCCGTGCCCCTGGATTACGACAACCCCGCGGTGCTCGGCCGCCTGCAGCCGAACATGAAGCAATGCGACCGCACATTCAGCTGGCACGACGGCGCACAATTCATCAAGCGCAGCATCGACGCCGCCGACGGCCAGCCCGGTGTCCTGGCCAGCCTCGCCGGCGGCCAGTACTACGTCTACGACGCCCACCTGGACTCACGCACCGGCATGCCCGGGCAACTGCTGGCGGTGCACGACGACGCCGTGCTGGTAGCCTGCGGCGATCACAGCCTGTGGATCGGCTCCCTGCGCCTCAAGCCGCAACCCGGCGAGGAAACCTTCAAGCGCCCCGCCCGCCACGTACTCGGCGAACGCCTGGCCGATGTGCCGGTACTGGACTGGTCGGTATCCAGCAGCCCGTTCAGCACCGAGTCCTACCAGCCGATCCGCTACCGCGAATCCGGCCGAGTCGGCGAGCTGACCTTCGAGTTCTACAACGGCGCCATGAGCACCGAACAATGCCAGCGCCTGGTCAGTGCCCTGCGCTGGGCCAAGGCCCGGGACACCCAGGTGCTGCTGGTACGCGGCGGCCGCGGCGCCTTCAGCAACGGCGTGCACCTGAACGTGATCCAGGCCGCCGAAGTGCCGGGCCTGGAAGCCTGGGCCAATATCCAGGCCATCGACGACGTCTGCCTGGAACTGCTCAGCGCCCGCCAACTGGTGGTCAGCGGCCTGACCGGCAATGCCGGCGCCGGCGGCCTGATGCTGGCCCTGGCCGCGGACGTGGTCCTGGCCCGCGCCGATACCGTCTACAACCCGCACTACAAGAGCATGGGCCTGTACGGCTCCGAATACTGGACCTACAGCCTGCCCCGCGCCGTCGGCCAGGCCATGGCCAAGCAGCTGACCGAAGCCTGCCTGCCCATCAGCGCCCTCCAGGCCCTGCAGATGGGCATGGTCCAGGAAATCGGCCCACGCTGCCCGGACGAATTCGGCCTGTGGCTGCTGCAACGAGCCAATGGCGTCCTCACCGACCCGCGCTACCAGCACCTGCGCCAGCGCAAGCTGGACGCCGACCCGCAGCTGATGCAGCACTGCCGCAACGCCGAGCTGGAAGAGATGCACATGGACATGGTGCAAAACCGCAAGGGCTTCGCCGAGAAGTGCAGCAACTTCGTCTACAAGCGCAAGACCTGCTGCACCCCGGAGCGGCTGATCGAAGCCTGGGCCAAGCCTCAGGACATCGCCCTGGTGGGCTGA
- a CDS encoding histidine phosphatase family protein — protein MGSIYLIRHGQASFGADDYDVLSATGVRQAAVLGEHLAALGIRFDRCLSGDLRRQQHTAHTAMEQMSAAGVGQPSLEIDSAFNEFDADAIIRALLPDLLPQEPEALNILRNAAQNRAEFQRIFALIIQRWLAGTYDPPGLESWLGFVERVQGGLQRILEAANNQQKIAVFTSGGTITALLHLITRMPAQQAFELNWQIVNTSLNQLKFRGREVSLASFNGHAHLQLLKAPELITFR, from the coding sequence GTGGGCAGCATCTATCTGATTCGACATGGCCAAGCCTCTTTCGGTGCAGACGACTACGACGTGTTGTCCGCCACCGGCGTGCGCCAGGCTGCAGTGCTCGGCGAGCATCTGGCGGCGCTGGGCATCCGCTTCGATCGCTGCCTGTCCGGCGACCTGCGTCGCCAGCAGCACACCGCACACACCGCCATGGAACAGATGAGCGCCGCCGGTGTTGGCCAACCGTCCCTGGAAATCGATTCCGCCTTTAACGAATTCGACGCCGATGCCATCATCCGCGCCCTGCTGCCCGATCTGCTGCCCCAGGAACCCGAAGCCCTGAATATCCTGCGCAATGCCGCGCAGAACCGCGCCGAGTTCCAGCGCATCTTCGCCCTGATCATCCAACGCTGGCTGGCCGGCACCTACGATCCGCCTGGACTGGAAAGCTGGCTGGGCTTCGTCGAGCGGGTCCAGGGCGGCCTGCAGCGGATTCTCGAAGCGGCCAACAATCAACAGAAGATCGCCGTGTTCACCTCCGGCGGCACCATCACCGCCCTGCTCCACCTGATCACCCGGATGCCCGCCCAGCAGGCGTTCGAACTGAATTGGCAAATCGTCAACACCTCGCTCAACCAGCTGAAGTTCCGCGGGCGCGAGGTGTCTTTGGCTTCCTTCAACGGTCATGCCCATCTGCAACTGTTGAAGGCCCCGGAGCTCATCACCTTCCGTTGA
- a CDS encoding SCP2 sterol-binding domain-containing protein yields MTSVADAVQAMKAKFNPAAAAGLDLVFGFRIDDSKHFSLVVKDSTCELKEGENPDAQVTLVMDGETLNGIVTGETDGMQAFMGGKLRAEGDMMLAMKLSELFPA; encoded by the coding sequence ATGACCTCCGTAGCTGACGCCGTACAAGCCATGAAAGCCAAGTTCAACCCAGCTGCCGCTGCCGGCCTGGACCTGGTTTTCGGTTTCCGCATCGATGACTCCAAGCACTTCTCGCTGGTGGTCAAGGACAGCACCTGCGAACTCAAGGAAGGCGAGAACCCGGACGCCCAGGTCACCCTGGTCATGGACGGTGAAACCCTGAACGGCATCGTCACCGGCGAAACCGACGGCATGCAAGCCTTCATGGGCGGCAAACTGCGCGCCGAAGGCGACATGATGCTGGCCATGAAACTGAGCGAGCTGTTCCCAGCCTAA
- the sohB gene encoding protease SohB → MEFFAEYASFLAKTVTLVVAILVVLITAAALRSKGRRKGVGQLQVSKLNDFYKDLRERLEQSLLDKDQLKALRKAQSKTEKSQKKQKKQPAEAKPRVFVLDFNGDIKASATEGLRHEITALLSLATPKDEVVLRLESGGGMVHSYGLASSQLARIRQAGVPLTVCIDKVAASGGYMMACIGEKIISAPFAILGSIGVVAQLPNVNRLLKKHDIDFEVLTAGEYKRTLTVFGENTEKGREKFQEDLDVTHQLFKNFVSRYRPQLAIDEVATGEVWLGVAAQEKLLVDELQTSDEYLAEKAKNAEVFHLHYAERKSLQERVGLAASGSIDRVLLTWWSRLTQQRFW, encoded by the coding sequence GTGGAGTTTTTCGCCGAATACGCCAGTTTCCTGGCCAAGACCGTGACCCTGGTGGTTGCCATCCTGGTGGTGCTGATCACTGCCGCTGCGCTGCGCAGCAAGGGCCGCCGCAAGGGGGTGGGGCAGTTGCAGGTCAGCAAGCTGAATGATTTCTACAAGGACCTGCGCGAGCGCCTGGAGCAGAGCCTGCTGGACAAGGATCAGCTCAAGGCCCTGCGCAAGGCCCAGAGCAAGACTGAAAAGAGCCAGAAGAAGCAGAAGAAACAGCCAGCCGAAGCCAAACCCCGGGTCTTCGTGCTGGACTTCAATGGCGATATCAAGGCCTCCGCCACTGAAGGCCTGCGCCACGAGATCACCGCCTTGCTGAGCCTGGCCACGCCCAAGGATGAGGTGGTGCTGCGCCTGGAAAGCGGTGGCGGCATGGTCCACAGCTACGGGCTGGCCTCCTCGCAGCTGGCGCGTATCCGCCAGGCCGGGGTGCCGCTGACGGTGTGCATCGACAAGGTGGCGGCCAGTGGCGGCTACATGATGGCTTGCATCGGCGAGAAGATTATCAGCGCGCCGTTCGCCATCCTCGGTTCCATCGGCGTGGTGGCCCAGCTGCCCAACGTCAACCGCCTGCTGAAAAAACACGACATCGATTTTGAAGTGCTCACCGCCGGCGAGTACAAGCGCACCCTGACGGTATTTGGCGAGAACACCGAGAAGGGCCGGGAGAAGTTCCAGGAAGACCTGGACGTGACCCATCAGTTGTTCAAGAACTTCGTGTCCCGCTATCGCCCGCAATTGGCCATTGATGAAGTGGCCACCGGTGAAGTCTGGCTGGGCGTGGCAGCGCAAGAGAAGTTGCTGGTGGACGAGCTGCAGACCAGCGATGAGTACCTGGCGGAAAAAGCCAAGAATGCCGAGGTGTTCCACCTGCACTATGCCGAGCGCAAGAGTCTGCAGGAACGCGTAGGCCTGGCCGCCAGCGGTTCCATCGACCGCGTGCTGCTGACCTGGTGGAGCCGCCTGACCCAACAGCGCTTCTGGTAA